From one Verrucomicrobiota bacterium genomic stretch:
- the dapA gene encoding 4-hydroxy-tetrahydrodipicolinate synthase, whose translation MSMFSGLITALITPFCDGVFDAMSFKRLLAEQEVADGIVVGGTTGESPTITFEELRQAINCARECCAKQKLIVGIGSNNTHETIEKMTILEQMPGIDAYLVIAPYYNRPSDLGIFEHYSAIAESTRRPIILYSNPIRCGVEISIDNVIRLAEENKNIVGIKEATNCCSRIDDLYRSLPEDFAILSGNDNMTLPFMALGACGVISACSNVLVREMKQLVDLANAGKFTEVRAIHTALIPKMRLLFEEPNPIVIKYVLASRRILRSAEVRLPLYVDAEERLEEIAAEFHH comes from the coding sequence ATGAGCATGTTTTCGGGGTTGATAACGGCTTTGATCACACCATTTTGCGATGGCGTTTTTGATGCGATGAGTTTTAAGCGTCTTCTGGCGGAACAGGAGGTTGCTGATGGTATTGTTGTCGGTGGGACAACGGGGGAGTCGCCGACAATCACGTTTGAGGAATTACGACAGGCGATTAACTGTGCTCGCGAGTGTTGTGCGAAGCAAAAATTGATTGTGGGCATCGGTAGCAACAATACTCACGAAACGATCGAAAAAATGACGATCCTAGAGCAAATGCCGGGGATTGATGCTTACCTTGTGATCGCGCCTTATTACAACCGTCCGAGCGACCTTGGGATTTTTGAACACTATTCGGCAATCGCGGAGTCGACACGTCGCCCAATTATTCTGTATTCAAACCCCATTCGTTGTGGAGTGGAGATTTCCATCGACAACGTAATCCGCCTTGCGGAAGAAAACAAAAACATCGTAGGTATCAAAGAGGCGACTAACTGTTGTTCTCGCATTGACGACCTTTATCGCTCGTTGCCCGAAGATTTCGCAATTTTGAGCGGTAACGATAACATGACACTCCCGTTTATGGCTTTGGGTGCTTGTGGCGTTATCAGTGCTTGTTCTAACGTTTTAGTTCGAGAGATGAAGCAACTTGTCGACTTAGCAAATGCCGGGAAATTCACGGAGGTGCGTGCGATTCATACGGCTCTTATTCCAAAAATGCGATTGTTGTTTGAAGAGCCTAATCCAATCGTTATCAAGTATGTGCTCGCATCACGAAGGATTTTGCGTTCAGCCGAAGTCCGCTTGCCGTTGTACGTCGACGCCGAGGAGCGATTAGAGGAGATTGCTGCGGAATTCCATCATTAA
- the lgt gene encoding prolipoprotein diacylglyceryl transferase — translation MLGYWKVAIDPFLVHFPSGWGLEGIRWYGLFYVVNFFLLEFFLYRYSRQKISPLDTAQSDRLLFIFALGAVIGGRIGYCFFYNFDHFVRDPFVVFRVWEGGMASHGGFLGAILALFYFAWRYHCDVFWIADLFAATIPLCLGLGRLGNFINSELVGRVTEVPWGVIFPRTDPFVRHPSQLYEAFLEGFSLFIVLQILLYRQYGTTKLRTWRSGIISGIFLVGYALMRIICEVLREPDASLIFGMTRGQYYSLYLFLLGVALLYLRRPKTSISPREP, via the coding sequence GTGCTGGGTTACTGGAAAGTTGCGATTGATCCGTTTTTGGTCCATTTCCCGTCGGGTTGGGGTTTGGAGGGAATCCGCTGGTATGGGCTGTTTTATGTCGTCAATTTTTTCCTCTTAGAGTTTTTTTTGTACCGCTATTCCCGACAAAAGATTTCACCGCTAGATACCGCCCAAAGCGATCGTCTATTGTTTATTTTCGCGTTAGGAGCTGTCATTGGGGGACGTATTGGGTACTGTTTTTTTTACAATTTTGATCACTTTGTTCGGGATCCATTCGTCGTTTTTCGTGTTTGGGAGGGCGGCATGGCGAGCCATGGAGGTTTTCTTGGAGCTATTTTGGCGTTGTTTTATTTTGCGTGGCGTTACCACTGCGATGTGTTTTGGATTGCGGACCTTTTTGCCGCCACCATTCCGTTATGTCTCGGTTTAGGGCGATTAGGCAACTTCATTAATTCAGAACTCGTCGGACGCGTTACAGAGGTCCCTTGGGGCGTTATCTTCCCCCGTACCGATCCATTTGTTCGCCACCCATCGCAATTATACGAGGCTTTTCTTGAAGGATTTTCCCTCTTCATTGTTCTTCAAATTTTGCTTTATAGGCAGTACGGTACGACAAAATTGCGAACATGGCGTTCTGGGATAATTAGTGGTATTTTTCTCGTTGGGTACGCGTTGATGCGGATCATTTGCGAGGTTTTGCGAGAGCCCGATGCGTCACTCATTTTTGGAATGACACGGGGACAGTATTACAGCCTCTACCTATTTCTTTTAGGCGTTGCGTTGTTGTACCTACGTCGGCCGAAAACTTCAATATCCCCACGCGAGCCATAA